The genomic segment GATATCACTGCTAAAGCAAGCGTTAGAGCTCTACTTAAGAATCTTCCGAGATCAGCAGGTAGAAACAGTAACGGTAGAATCACTTCTCGTCACAGAGAAGCAGGTGCTAAAAAACTATATAGAATCATCGATTTTAAAAGAAATAAATTTAACATCGAAGGTACAGTAGCAACTGTTGAGTACGACCCATACAGAAACTGTAGAATCTGTCTTATCAAATATGTTGATGGTGACAGAAGATATGTACTTCAACCAAAAGGACTTAATGTAGGTGATAAGATCATGTCAGCTGAGTCAGGACTTGATATCAAGACTGGTAATGCAATGAAATTGATGAACATCCCAGTAGGTACATTGGTTCACAACATTGAATTGAATCCTGGTCATGGTGGTCAGATCGCACGTTCAGCGGGTGGTTATGCACAGATCATGGGTAGAGATGGTAAATACGTTTCACTTAGACTTCCATCTGGTGAAATGAGATATGTACTTGGTGCATGTCTTGCAACAATCGGTACTGTTGGTAACGAAGATTTCTCAAATATCGTTATCGGTAAAGCTGGTAGAAGCAGACACCTTGGTATCAGACCACAAACACGTGGTTCTGCGATGAACCCTATCGATCACCCACACGGTGGTGGTGAAGGTAAAACAAACTCAGGACGTCATCCAGTATCTCCATGGGGTACTCCGGCTAAAGGGTTTAAAACTCGTAAGAAAAAAGCTAGTGATAAGTTAATTATCTCTAAGCGTAAAAAGTAAGGGGCTAAGATATGGCAAGATCGACAAAAAAAGGTCCATTCATCGATGGTCACCTAATGAAAAAAGTGCTTAAAGCAAAAGAAGAAGGTTCAAACAAACCTATTAAAACTTGGTCAAGAAGATCAGTGATCTTCCCTGAGTTTATCGGTTTGACAATCAACGTTCACAATGGTAGACAATTTGTACCAGTATTTGTAACTGAAAACCATGTAGGTTACAAATTGGGTGAATTTGCACCAACAAGAACATTTAAGGGCCATAAAGGTTCTGTACAGAAGAAGGTAGGTTAATTATGAGTAGAGCATTATTAAAATTCGTAAGAGTATCACCTACTAAAGCTAGACTTATCGCTAGAGAAGTTCAGGGTATGAATGCTGAGCTTGCTCTTGCAGCACTTGAGTTTATGCCTAATAAAGCAGCGGGTATCGTTTCTAAAGTAATTGCATCTGCAGTTGCTAACGGTGATTTTGAGCCAGAAGAAGTGGTGATCACTTCTTGTAGAGTTGATAAAGCAGCGGTAATGAAAAGATGGAGACCAAGAGCTAGAGGTACAGCTTCTAGAATCATTAAACCAACAGCGCACATTTTAGTTGAAGTTGGCGTAGCTGAAAAAACTGGGGAGGACGCATAATATGGGTCAAAAAGTAAATCCTATAGGTCTTAGACTTGGAATCAACAGAAACTGGGAATCAAGATGGTTCCCTGCAAAAGGTAGAGCACCTGAATTTATCGCAGAAGATCATAAAATCAGAAAATACCTTAAAAAAGAACTTTTCTATGCGGGTGTTTCTAACATCATCATCGAAAGAACAGTAAAAAAGTTAAGAGTAAATATCGTAACGGCTAGACCTGGTATCATTATCGGGAAAAAAGGTGCAGATATTGAAAAATTGAAAGCAACACTTATCAAAATGCTTGGTAAAGATGTAGCGATCAACATCAAAGAAGAGAAGCGTCCTCAAGCTTCAGGTCAATTAGCAGCTGAAAATGTTGCAACACAACTTGAAAGAAGAGTTGCGTTTAGACGTGCAATGAAAAAAGTGATCCAAGGTGCACTTAAATCAGGTGCAAAAGGGATCAAGATCTCTGTATCTGGTCGTCTTGGTGGTGCTGAAATGGCAAGAACTGAGTGGTACCTAGAGGGTAGAGTTCCTCTTCATACACTTAGAGCGAAGATCGATTACGGTTTTGCTGAAGCGCATACGACTTATGGAATCATTGGTATTAAAGTTTGGATCTTCAAAGGTGAAGTTCTTGCTAAAGGTATCCAAGCTGAGCCACAAGAAGAGAAAAAAGGTGGTAGAAAGCCATCTAGAAAAAGAGGTGAATAATCATGCTAATGCCTAAAAGAACTAAATGGAGAAAGCAGATGAAAGGCCGCAACCGCGGTAAATCTTTCAGAGGTAACAAAATTGAGTTTGGTGATATCGCGATCAAAGCAACTGAAGCTGGTAGAATCGATTCTAGACAGATCGAAGCTGCGCGTATTACAATGACTAGAAAAATTTCAAGAACAGGTAAAACTTGGATCAGAGTTTTCCCTGACAAACCACTTACAGCTAAACCACTTGAAACAAGAATGGGTAAAGGTAAAGGTGGAGTTGACAAATGGGTAATGAACATCAAGCCAGGTAGAATTATTTTCGAAATGGCAGGCGTTGAAGAAACACTTGCAAGAGCAGCGTTAACACTTGCGATTCATAAAATGCCATTTAAGTGTAAAATTATCACTTCAAAGGATAGTAATGAACTATATTGATTTAAAAGATAAAAGTGAAGCAGAACTTACTGCAATGCTTAAAGAGAAAAAACTTGAATTGTTTACGTTAAATGCAAAGCAAAAGACTATGCAGCTTACAAACACTTCTGAGTTAAGAGTAGCGAAAAAAGATATCGCTAGAATTCAAACAGCATTAACTGCTGCTAGATCGAAGTAAAGGGTCAGACATGCCAAAAAGACAAATACAAGGTACTGTGATCAAAAAAGCTGGAGAAAAAACTGCAACTGTTCTAGTTGAAAGAAGAGTTCTTCACCCAAGATATCACAAGACTGTAAAAAGATTTAAAAAATATCTTATTCACGATGAGAAGAACGACATCAATGTTGGAGATACAGTGAGCGCTATCGAATGTAGACCACTTTCAAAAACAAAAAGCTTCAGACTTCTTGAAATCGTGAAGAGAGGAGAAGTGTAATGATCCAAGGTTTTACAAGATTAAATGTAGCAGATAACTCTGGTGCGAAAGAGATCATGTGTATCAAGGTTCTTGGTGGATCTAAAAGAAGATATGCATCAGTAGGTGACGTGATCGTTGCTTCTGTGAAGAAAGCACTTCCTACTGGAAAAGTAAAAAAAGGTAAAGTTGTTAAAGCAGTTGTTGTTAGAACTAAAAAAGAGATTCAGAGAGAAAATGGGTCACTTATCAGATTTGACGACAATGCAGCAGTAATTATCGATGATAAAAGAGAGCCAATAGGTACACGTATCTTTGGTCCTGTAAGTCGTGAAACAAGATATGCAGGTTTTATGAAAATTGTATCACTTGCACCGGAGGTATGGTAATGGCTAAAACATTCAAGATCAAAAAAGGTGACCAGGTAATGGTTATCGCTGGTGATGACAAAGGTACAGTTGGAGAAGTTCTTCAAGTACTTACAAAAAAAGATGCAGTAATCGTTGCAGGTTGTAAAACAGCTAAAAAAGCTGTAAAACCAAGCGAAGAAAATAAAGAGGGTGGATTTGTGAACAAAGAAATGCCGATCCATATCTCAAATGTAAAAAAAGTAGAGGGTTAATCCTATGAGTAGAATGAAGCAAAAGTACAATGACATCGTTCCTGCGCTCAGAGAAGAGTGTGGGGTTACAAATGCGATGCAGACTCCGAAGCTTGAAAAGATAGTTATCTCTGTTGGTGCCGGTGAAGAAGGTAAGGACACTAAGCTAATTGCAAATATGGCAGATACTATCTCACTGATCGCTGGTCAAAAAGCGATCATCGTGAATGCAAAAAAATCTGTTGCAGGATTTAAAGCCAGAGAAGGTGCTCCAAGTGGTATTAAAGTAACACTTAGAGGTGAAAACATGTATAACTTCTTTGATAAACTTGTATCTATTGCTCTTCCAAGAGTAAAAGACTTTAGAGGTACACCAAGAAAAGGTTTTGACGGGCGTGGTAACTACAACTTCGGTCTTCAAGAGCAATTGATGTTCCCAGAGGTTGTATTTGATAAAGTGATCAAGACACATGGTATGAACATCACTATCGTAACAAGTACTGAAGATGATAAACAAGCATTCACGCTTTTAGAAAAGCTTGGTATGCCTTTCGCTAAAGGGAGAACTAATGGCTAAGAAATCAATGATAGCTAAGCAAAAGAGAAAAGCAAAATTCTCTACGCAAGCATATACAAGATGTAACATTTGTGGTAGACCTCACTCAGTATACAGAGACTTCGGTATTTGTCGTGTGTGTTTAAGAAAAATGGCCAATGAAGGTCTAATCCCTGGTATGCGTAAAGCAAGCTGGTAAGGAGCAGAAAAGATGATGACAGACATAATTGCAGACTCTCTTACTCGTATAAGAAATGCTGCGCAAAGAAGACTAGACGTAACAACACTTCTTCACTCAAACACGATTGAAGCAACCGTATCTATTTTTGTAGACAAAGGTTACCTTGAGAGTTACAAAGTAAAAGAAGATGGAAACAAAAAAACAATAAAAGTAGTTCTTAAATATGATGAGAATGAAAAAAGCGTGATCAATGAGATCAAAAAAATCTCTAAGCCTGGTAGACGTGTTCACCAAGGTAAAGATGAGATTAGAACATTTAAAAATGGTTACGGTACTTTGGTTGTTTCAACAAGCCAAGGTGTTCTTGCTAACGATGAAGCGTTTAAACGTGGAATCGGTGGTGAAGTAATCTGTAGTATTTGGTAAGGAATAAAAGATGTCAAGAATAGGAAAAAGACCAGTAACTGTGGCAAGTGGTATTGAAGTATCACTAGACGGTACGACTCTCGTGGCTAAAAAAGGCAATCTTGAAAAGAGACTTGAAACTCATGGTAGAGTTGGGATCAGTATTGATGGTTCAGAAGTGACTTTTGAAAGAAAAGGTGATGAAAAACAAGATGCAGCGTACTGGGGAACATACAGAGCGCTTTTCAACAATATCATCATTGGTTTGGACCAAGGATACACTAAATCTTTAGAGATCAATGGTGTTGGTTACAGAGCAGCTGTTCAAGGTAAAGTACTTAACCTTCAATTGGGTCACTCACATGATATTAACTTTGATATCCCTGAGGGACTTGAAATCACAGTTGAGAAAAACGTGATCACTGTAAAAGGTACAGATAAGCAAGCAGTGGGTCAAGCTGCTGCTGAGATTAGAGATTTCAGACCACCAGAGCCATATAAAGGTAAAGGTGTGAAGTATACTGATGAAGTGATCATCAGAAAAGCTGGTAAAGCAGCTGGTAAGTAAGGAGCGGTAGATGTTAAAAAGTATTCAAAAAAGAAAAAATAAACTTCGCGCTCAAAGAAAAGCTAGAGTAAGAGGTAAGATCTTCGGTACAGAGACAAACCCAAGATTGACTGTATTTAAGTCAAACAAGCATTTTTATACTCAAGCTATTGATGATACTACTGGAACTACTCTTGCTTCTGCAGATGGTAGAAAGCTTGGTCTTAAAGCAAACCAGGAAGATGTAAAAAAAGTAGCTGCTGAGATGGCTAAAAACCTTGCTTCTAAAAACATTGAAACTGTTGTTTTCGACAGAAATGGTTACCTTTACCACGGTGTTGTTGCATCATTCGCTGATGCACTTAGAGAAGCCGGAATCAAGTTTTAAGGAATCATGATGGAAGAAATAGAAAAAGAATTTGAAGAAGTAATCGTTAATATCGGTCGTGTTACCAAAGTTGTTAAGGGTGGTAGAAGATTTAGATTTACTGCACTTGTAGTGATCGGTGACAGAAACGGTACAGTTGGATACGGATTTGGTAAAGCCAAAGAAGTTCCTGATGCGATTAAAAAAGCGGTTGATGATGCTCACAAAAACCTTGTGAAAGTAAACATCAAAGGTACAACACTCGCACATGATATCGAGCACAAATTCAACGCAAGTAGAATCGTGCTTAGACCAGCGAGTGAAGGTACAGGTGTTATCGCCGGTGGTGCTGCGAGACCAGTACTTGAGCTTGCAGGGGTAAAAGATGTCCTTTCAAAATCAATCGGTTCTAACAACCCAAATAACCTAGTAAGAGCGACAATCCAAGCACTTACTAGAATCAAAGCGTAAGGGGTAAAGTATGGGTTTACATAATTTACAACCTGCTCCAGGTTCAACTCGTAACAGAAAAAGAGTTGGTCGTGGTCAAGGTTCAGGAACAGGTAAAACAGCTGGACGTGGTCAAAAAGGTCAAAAAGCTAGATCTGGTTACAAAAGAAAAAGAGGTTTTGAAGGTGGTCAAATGCCACTTTATAAAAGATTGCCTAAGATAGGTTTCACTTCTACAGTTGAAAAACCATATGTGATCAATGTAGAAAAGATCAAAGCAATCGCTGAACTTTCTGAGATTACGCTTGAAACGATCAAGTCAGTTCATAAGTTACAGAAGAATGTAACGAAAGTGAAGTTGATTGGTGCTAGCGCAAAAGATCTTGCTGCTAAGATCAAAGACGACGCTGTTACAACAAGCGGAAAATAATTATGGGCAATGCTTTAACTCAAAAAATCCTAATTACTTTAGGATTCCTTTTTGCGTACAGAGTTTTAGCCTATATCCCAACTCCAGGTGTTGATTTGAATGTGATCAAAGAGTTCTTTGATAGCAATTCAAACAATGCCCTTGGGCTAATGAATATGTTCTCTGGTAATGCCGTTGAACGTTTAAGTATCATCTCTTTAGGTATTATGCCTTATATTACTGCTTCCATCGTTATGGAACTTCTCGCAGCAACTTTCCCCGCACTTGGTCAAATGAAAAAAGAACGTGACGGTATGCAAAAGTATATGCAGATCATTCGATATTTCACAATTTTTATTACCGTAGTACAAGCTATTGGTGTATCTATGGGACTTCAGAGTATGACAGGAAGAGCTGGACAGAGTGCAGTGATGATCGATCCTATGATGTTTACAGTGATTACGACTTTCTCTATGCTGGCAGGTACGATGTTGTTGATGTGGATCGGTGAACAGATCACACAAAAAGGTATTGGTAACGGTATTTCACTGATTATCTTTGCTGGTATTGTGTCTGGACTACCATCTGCTATAGGAAATACAGTAAGAGCGGTAAATGCAGGTGAGATGAACTTCTTAGTTGTGCTTGGTATTTTGGCAATTATGCTGATCACTATCTTGGCGATTATCTATGTAGAACTTGGTGAGAGAAGAGTACCTATCTCGTATTCAAGAAAGACCATCATGCAGAATCAGACAAAGAGAGTGATGAACTATATTCCTGTGAAAGTAAACCTTTCAGGTGTTATTCCTCCTATCTTTGCTTCTGCAGTATTGATGTTCCCATTGACTATGTTGCAGTCGAGCACTACACCATTTCTTGTAGCGATCGCTGATTCATTGGCACCAGGAGGGATCACATTCAATGTGGTGACTTTCTTGTTGGTGATGTTCTTTGCATTTTTTTATGCATCCATTGCATTTAATGCCAAAGACATCGCAGACAATCTGAAAAGACAAGGTGGTTTCATCCCTGGTGTTAGACCGGGTGAGCATACCAAAGAGTTCTTGAATGAAGTTGCAAGTAGGCTAACGGGGTCAGGTGCAGTATACCTTGCGATCATTTCTACAGTACCATTTATGGTTATCTCTGGAATGGGCGCATCTTTCTATTTTGGTGGGGTTGCTGTACTTATTATCGTTCAAGTCGCACTCGATACTATGAGAAAAATCGAAGCACAAAGAACAATGAATCAATATGATACATTGGGTAATGTAGGTCTGTAATGGCTATTGCTATTAGAAAACCTGATGAGATCGCTAAGCTCAAGAGGGCTGGCGAGATCGTTGGAAAAACACTTCAATATCTTCAAAATACAATCAAACCAGGTATGACACTGAAAGAAATCGATGCTTTAGGTGAAGCGTATATCCGTGAACATGGTGCTGTACCATCGTTTAAGGGATTGTATGGTTTTACCGGTTCTGTATGTACTTCAGTCAATGAGGTATGTATCCATGGTATCCCTACAGATAGAGTAGTAGAAGAGGGTGATATTCTCGGTTTGGATATCGGTACAAAACTGGATGGTTATTTTGGTGATGCTGCGATCACAATGGCAGTGGGTAAAATATCTACTGAAGATGAAGCACTGATCAAATGTTCAAAAGGCGCTCTTTATCATGCAATAGATTCTATCAGAGAAGGTATGCGTTTTAAAGAATTGTCAAAGGTTCTTGAAGACTATATCGTATCAGCAGGGTATGTTCCATTGCGTGATTATTGTGGTCACGGTATCGGTACGAAAGCACATGATGAACCAAATATACCTAACTATCTTGAGGGCAAAGCAAACCAGGGACCTAAAATTAAAAATGGTATGGTCTTCTGTTTAGAGCCTATGGTATGTCAAAAAAGCGGTACTCCGGTAGTGCTTGAGGACAAATGGTCAGTCATCAGTGAGGATCAACTCAGATCAGCTCACTATGAGCACACGGTTGCAGTGGTAGACGGTAAAGCTATCATATTGACTGAAGCGTAAGCTTCATGATTTTGACACAAGATAAGAAACTAAAGTAGAAAATTCATAAAGGAATACAATGGCTAAAGATGATGTTATTGAGATTGACGGTAAAGTAGTTGAAGCATTGCCAAATGCGACATTCAGAGTTGAATTGGATAATGGTCACATTGTCCTTTGTCATATCGCTGGTAAGATGAGAATGCACTATATTAAAATTCTTCCGGGTGACAAAGTAAAAGTAGAACTTACGCCTTACAGCCTGGATAAAGGTCGTATCACATTTAGATACAAATAATGAGTATACTGTGATCTCCAAACGATAGAGATCACAGTTTCTTTCTATAGTTTTACTCTTAATAGACTATAATATAGCAATGCGAAAAATAACTCTAAATACCTCTTTGGTAAAAATCATACTTCTTTCCTCTTTTATTTTTATTTTTTTAGAACTATTTGCTTCCTTAATCATATGGAAAATGTATGAAGATAAACGGGCTGCAGTTTTTGAACGAAAAGTAAAAGTTTTTAACGATGTCTACAATAGTACACGTAAATCTTACTCGAAGATCACAAAACTACTTCATGATGAAATTATTAATACCACTGAGGTCATTGATCTGTTCAAACAGGCTAAAGATGCCAGTCCTGAAGAGCAGCAAGTCATACGTCTTACTTTATATAAATTATTGATCCCAACATATGAAAGCCTTAAATCGATCAATATCAGACAGTTACATTTTCACCTGCCCAATGTGAGTAGTTTTTTACGTTTTCATAAACCCGAGAAATATGGGGACTCATTGTTAGGGATAAGGCACTCTCTTGAAATAGTGAATAAAGAGAGGAGATATGTAGAAGGATTTGAGGAAGGAAGAATATATAACGGTTTTCGTTATGTCTACCCGCTCTTTGATGAAGAAAAGAGATATATAGGTAGTGTTGAAACCTCCCTCTCCTTCAAAGCATTAAGTAATGATATAGAAGAGACTCTTGGTGATGAAATAGACTTTATACTTAAAAAATCAATTGTGGAAAAAAAAGTATGGAAAGAGGAACAAAGCAACTATATAACAAGCCAGATCAACGATCAGTACATGAATGAAAGTGGAGATGCATATATTCCCATAGTTTCCAAGTATCAGAAGATCAATCAATCTATTTCGAAAGAAGTGACACAAAAAATGCAAAGCCAGACAGGGTTTTCTATTTGTAAAGATCAAACGATTGTCACCTTTATCCCCATCAGCAATGTTGAGGGAGATAGAAATGCAGCGTATCTCATAAGTTATGAAAATTCTGAAGAGATAAGCACCATTGCTAAAGATGCTTTGACCCTAATGGTGATATCTACCCTCATTCTATTGATTTTATCCATGCTTATTTTTGTAGTACTACAAAAAATTTCAAAGATCAATGAGATAGCTACGTATGACAGTCTTACCGGAGCTTACAATAGAAATACTATGAGTGAACTATTGGAATATGAACTGGAACGCATGGAACGTAAACATAAGCCACTCTCTATTCTCTACATTGATATAGATGATTTTAAATCAGTCAATGATAAGTATGGACATGAAAAGGGTGACTTTGTTTTGAAAGAAGTTGTTGATCTTATGATACAGAAACTAAGAAAGAGTGACCGTTTAGGACGATGGGGAGGAGAAGAGTTCCTTGTTATGTTGCCAGAAACAGATGAAGAGGAGGCGGTATTGGTCGCTGAAAAACTACGTGAAGTGATTTCCATGGGTGACTATCAAATAGCCAGAGAGGTTACCTGCAGTTTTGGGGTAGCAACACATATTGATGAGGAGAACCTTGATAGTATGATTGCCAGAGCCGACAGATATCTGTATAAAGCAAAAAAAGAGGGTAAAAATAGGGTAGTATCTCACTTATAATGATCTAGAATATGTACATATTATATGTATAAGAAAAAATTAATACAAATCTGGGTATAATCCTCCTCCCTATTACCATTAGGCTTTTAGGAAACTGCGCGAAGAATCTTTGATTAAGCCGCACCGATTACTCAAGGGTTGGATTATGATACATCAATAATCCACGCAAAACAGGGGTGTTTCTAAAACACTCTAGGTGCACAAATATATCGTAGGAGTAACCAATGAAGGTTAGACCATCAGTGAAAAAAATGTGTGATGACTGTAAAGTTATTAAACGCAAAGGTATCGTACGCGTGATTTGTAAAAATCCAAAACATAAACAAAGACAAGGATAAACATGGCACGTATTGCAGGTGTTGATTTACCACAAAAGAAAAGAATGGAGTATGCACTTACTTACATTTACGGAATTGGGTTGACAACTTCAAGAAAAATTCTTGATAGAACAGGTGTTGATTATAACAAAAGAGTACACGAACTTACAGATGCTGAAGCAGCAACAATTCGTAATGATATTCAAGAAAATGTTATGGTTGAAGGTGATCTTAGAAAAAAAGTGACTTTAGATATCAAAGCACTTATGGATCTAGGTTCATATAGAGGTCTCAGACATAGAAAAGGTCTACCAGTGCGTGGACAAAAAACAAAGACAAATGCGCGTACAAGAAAAGGTAAGCGTAAAACTGTCGGTGCGGCATAAGGAGTAGGTTAGATGGCTAAGAAAAAAGCAAAAAAAAGTATTGCTAAAGGTGTAGTATACGTAGCTGCAACTTTCAATAACACTGTGATCACAGTGACTGACGAAATGGGAAATGTTATCTCTTGGAGCAGTGCAGGTGCACTCGGTTTCAAAGGTAGCAAAAAATCAACTCCTTTTGCAGCGACTGAAGCTGTAGCTGATGCAATGTCAAAAGCAATGGAAAATGGTATTAAAGAAGTAGGGATCAAAGTTCAGGGTCCTGGTTCAGGTAGAGATACTGCAGTTAAAGCAATTGGTGCAACAGAAGGTATTCGTGTAACATTCTTAAAAGATATTACACCACTTCCACACAATGGTTGTAGACCACCTAAGAAGAGAAGGGTATAAGCATGGCAAGATATAGAGGTCCAGTTGAAAGACTAGAAAGAAGACTTGGTGTTGATCTTGGGTTAAAAGGTGAGAGAAGACTCGCTGGTAAAAGTGCATTGGAAAAAAGACCATATGCACCAGGACAACATGGACAAAGAAGAACAAAGATCAGTGAATATGGTCTTCAACTTCAAGAGAAGCAAAAAGCTAAATTTATGTATGGTGTAAGTGAAAAACAATTTAGAGCACTTTATAAAGAAGCAAACTCAAAAGAGGGTAACACAGGTTCTATCCTTATCCAACTTCTTGAGCAAAGACTTGATAATGTTGTTTACAGAATGGGATTCGCTACAACTAGAGCATCGGCAAGACAATTCGTAAACCACGGACATGTACTTGTAGATGGGAAAAGAGTAGATATCCCTTCATTTAGAGTTAAAGCAGGTCAAAAAATCGAGATTAGAGAGAAAAGTAAAACGAATCCTCAGATCCTTAGATCTATCGAACTTACAAATCAAACTGGTATGGTTGATTGGGTTGATATGGACAAAGAAAAACTTTTTGGTCTATTCACAAGAATTCCGGAGAGAGAAGAGATCGCAATCCCAGTTGAAGAGCGTCTAATCGTTGAGCTATACTCTAAATAATACATACATAAGTTAAAGGCTATTAATGAGAAAAATTAAAATTGCACCATTTATGCCAACGGAAGTGGAAGTAAATGAGATCAGTGCTAATCGTGCTGAGATCGTTGCTTATCCTTTTGAGAGCGGTTATGCTGTTACACTTGCACATCCACTAAGAAGACTGATCTTAGGTTCTTCTATCGGGTATGCACCTATTTCGATCAAGATCGAAGGTGCGGCACATGAGTTTGATAACATCAGAGGTATGCATGAAGATGTGGCTGTATTTATTATCAACCTAAAGAACATTCGTTTTAAAATAAAAGATGAAAGTGACAGAGTTGAATTGAAATACAGTTTCTCTGGTCACAAAGAAGTGACAGCACAAGACCTGAACAATGATCAAATTGAAGTTGTAAATGGTGATCTGCCACTTGCAACACTAAATGAAGATGCAGAGCTGAACTTTACAGTGGTTATCTCAAAAGGTATTGGTTATGTTCCAAGTGAAGACCTTAGAGATGATGTTGAAAGTGACAGCATTGCACTTGATGCTTTCTTTACTCCGGTAAGAAAAGCGAATTATAAGATTGATCCTGTACTTGTAGAGGACAATCCTAATTTTGAAAAGATCACATTCGATATTGAAACAGATGGTCAGATCGGTCCGGTTGAAGCATTTACAAATGCATTGGAAGTAATGAATAAGCAACTTTCTGTTTTTAATACGGTACTGGATCTAGATATCTCAGTAGCACCGGTGAAAAGAAACAGTGACGATAGCGAACTTAAACCTTTCATGCAGACTGTAGATAGTCTTGGCCTGAGTGCAAGATCATTCAATTCACTTGATAGAGCTGGATTAAAGTTCCTTGGTGAGTTGGTATTGATGAGTGAAAATGAGATTAAAAATATCAAAAATCTTGGTAAAAAATCTTTAGATGAAATCTCTGAGTGTCTCGTAGAGCACGGATTTGGTCCA from the Sulfurovum xiamenensis genome contains:
- the rplO gene encoding 50S ribosomal protein L15 gives rise to the protein MGLHNLQPAPGSTRNRKRVGRGQGSGTGKTAGRGQKGQKARSGYKRKRGFEGGQMPLYKRLPKIGFTSTVEKPYVINVEKIKAIAELSEITLETIKSVHKLQKNVTKVKLIGASAKDLAAKIKDDAVTTSGK
- the infA gene encoding translation initiation factor IF-1 encodes the protein MAKDDVIEIDGKVVEALPNATFRVELDNGHIVLCHIAGKMRMHYIKILPGDKVKVELTPYSLDKGRITFRYK
- the rpmJ gene encoding 50S ribosomal protein L36; the encoded protein is MKVRPSVKKMCDDCKVIKRKGIVRVICKNPKHKQRQG
- a CDS encoding DNA-directed RNA polymerase subunit alpha; translation: MRKIKIAPFMPTEVEVNEISANRAEIVAYPFESGYAVTLAHPLRRLILGSSIGYAPISIKIEGAAHEFDNIRGMHEDVAVFIINLKNIRFKIKDESDRVELKYSFSGHKEVTAQDLNNDQIEVVNGDLPLATLNEDAELNFTVVISKGIGYVPSEDLRDDVESDSIALDAFFTPVRKANYKIDPVLVEDNPNFEKITFDIETDGQIGPVEAFTNALEVMNKQLSVFNTVLDLDISVAPVKRNSDDSELKPFMQTVDSLGLSARSFNSLDRAGLKFLGELVLMSENEIKNIKNLGKKSLDEISECLVEHGFGPDFELSDVTRVNLVKKIEQLKA
- the rpsD gene encoding 30S ribosomal protein S4 translates to MARYRGPVERLERRLGVDLGLKGERRLAGKSALEKRPYAPGQHGQRRTKISEYGLQLQEKQKAKFMYGVSEKQFRALYKEANSKEGNTGSILIQLLEQRLDNVVYRMGFATTRASARQFVNHGHVLVDGKRVDIPSFRVKAGQKIEIREKSKTNPQILRSIELTNQTGMVDWVDMDKEKLFGLFTRIPEREEIAIPVEERLIVELYSK
- the rpsM gene encoding 30S ribosomal protein S13, which gives rise to MARIAGVDLPQKKRMEYALTYIYGIGLTTSRKILDRTGVDYNKRVHELTDAEAATIRNDIQENVMVEGDLRKKVTLDIKALMDLGSYRGLRHRKGLPVRGQKTKTNARTRKGKRKTVGAA
- the secY gene encoding preprotein translocase subunit SecY encodes the protein MGNALTQKILITLGFLFAYRVLAYIPTPGVDLNVIKEFFDSNSNNALGLMNMFSGNAVERLSIISLGIMPYITASIVMELLAATFPALGQMKKERDGMQKYMQIIRYFTIFITVVQAIGVSMGLQSMTGRAGQSAVMIDPMMFTVITTFSMLAGTMLLMWIGEQITQKGIGNGISLIIFAGIVSGLPSAIGNTVRAVNAGEMNFLVVLGILAIMLITILAIIYVELGERRVPISYSRKTIMQNQTKRVMNYIPVKVNLSGVIPPIFASAVLMFPLTMLQSSTTPFLVAIADSLAPGGITFNVVTFLLVMFFAFFYASIAFNAKDIADNLKRQGGFIPGVRPGEHTKEFLNEVASRLTGSGAVYLAIISTVPFMVISGMGASFYFGGVAVLIIVQVALDTMRKIEAQRTMNQYDTLGNVGL
- the map gene encoding type I methionyl aminopeptidase; protein product: MAIAIRKPDEIAKLKRAGEIVGKTLQYLQNTIKPGMTLKEIDALGEAYIREHGAVPSFKGLYGFTGSVCTSVNEVCIHGIPTDRVVEEGDILGLDIGTKLDGYFGDAAITMAVGKISTEDEALIKCSKGALYHAIDSIREGMRFKELSKVLEDYIVSAGYVPLRDYCGHGIGTKAHDEPNIPNYLEGKANQGPKIKNGMVFCLEPMVCQKSGTPVVLEDKWSVISEDQLRSAHYEHTVAVVDGKAIILTEA
- a CDS encoding sensor domain-containing diguanylate cyclase encodes the protein MYEDKRAAVFERKVKVFNDVYNSTRKSYSKITKLLHDEIINTTEVIDLFKQAKDASPEEQQVIRLTLYKLLIPTYESLKSINIRQLHFHLPNVSSFLRFHKPEKYGDSLLGIRHSLEIVNKERRYVEGFEEGRIYNGFRYVYPLFDEEKRYIGSVETSLSFKALSNDIEETLGDEIDFILKKSIVEKKVWKEEQSNYITSQINDQYMNESGDAYIPIVSKYQKINQSISKEVTQKMQSQTGFSICKDQTIVTFIPISNVEGDRNAAYLISYENSEEISTIAKDALTLMVISTLILLILSMLIFVVLQKISKINEIATYDSLTGAYNRNTMSELLEYELERMERKHKPLSILYIDIDDFKSVNDKYGHEKGDFVLKEVVDLMIQKLRKSDRLGRWGGEEFLVMLPETDEEEAVLVAEKLREVISMGDYQIAREVTCSFGVATHIDEENLDSMIARADRYLYKAKKEGKNRVVSHL
- the rpsK gene encoding 30S ribosomal protein S11 — encoded protein: MAKKKAKKSIAKGVVYVAATFNNTVITVTDEMGNVISWSSAGALGFKGSKKSTPFAATEAVADAMSKAMENGIKEVGIKVQGPGSGRDTAVKAIGATEGIRVTFLKDITPLPHNGCRPPKKRRV